In one window of Thiobacillus sp. DNA:
- a CDS encoding Coenzyme F420 hydrogenase/dehydrogenase, beta subunit C-terminal domain, giving the protein MSGALSDLELRVFSKICPGVHLQLPDDFRPDGKQIHSEWGPVHFVRTGWATDTEIRFRGSSGGGISALLVFLVESGRADFVAHVAVSPNDPLLNVRRISRTRAEILTGAGSRYAPAAPLEDIESLFASGERFAFVGKPCDVAALRAFIHVQPERASQVVAMVSFMCAGVPSLVGTHEVLAALGTEAKELVRFNYRGNGWPGFATAVTRDGLELTMDYNSSWGKILGKHLQLRCKLCPDGTGEFADVVCADAWYGASGYPDFTEREGRSLILSRTTLGEEIVSAAILAGALYVEESSVAEVALMQPYQLTRKRVVLGRLFALFLRRGVWPRFKGLRLLKCATRGGWLPVLRNMWGTYRRLGRGV; this is encoded by the coding sequence ATGAGTGGTGCGCTTTCAGACTTGGAACTGCGTGTATTTTCAAAAATCTGCCCAGGCGTGCACTTGCAGTTGCCAGATGACTTTCGACCCGATGGGAAGCAGATACATTCAGAATGGGGGCCGGTTCACTTTGTCCGCACAGGCTGGGCTACGGATACCGAAATCCGCTTCCGGGGTTCTTCTGGCGGCGGAATTTCTGCGCTACTGGTTTTCTTAGTGGAATCCGGCCGAGCGGATTTCGTCGCCCATGTCGCTGTGTCGCCGAATGACCCTTTGCTGAATGTCCGGCGCATAAGCCGAACCCGTGCCGAGATATTGACTGGTGCAGGGTCGCGCTATGCTCCAGCTGCTCCGCTGGAGGATATCGAAAGCCTGTTTGCCAGCGGCGAACGCTTTGCCTTTGTGGGTAAGCCCTGCGATGTCGCTGCACTGCGGGCTTTTATCCATGTACAGCCTGAACGAGCAAGCCAAGTGGTGGCAATGGTTTCCTTTATGTGTGCCGGTGTGCCGAGCCTAGTCGGCACCCATGAGGTCTTGGCAGCGTTAGGTACTGAAGCTAAGGAACTGGTGCGATTCAACTACCGGGGTAACGGATGGCCTGGTTTCGCTACTGCGGTGACGCGTGACGGTCTTGAATTGACCATGGATTACAACAGCTCATGGGGAAAGATACTCGGCAAGCATTTGCAGTTGCGTTGCAAATTGTGTCCGGACGGTACAGGTGAATTTGCAGATGTGGTTTGTGCCGATGCCTGGTATGGGGCAAGTGGCTACCCCGATTTCACGGAACGGGAAGGGCGCAGCCTGATTTTGAGCCGAACCACATTGGGCGAGGAAATTGTCAGTGCTGCAATTCTGGCGGGTGCGCTCTACGTTGAGGAAAGTTCTGTGGCAGAGGTTGCACTCATGCAGCCGTACCAGCTAACCCGAAAGCGTGTTGTACTCGGCCGGTTGTTTGCACTGTTTTTGCGACGGGGTGTCTGGCCGCGTTTCAAAGGCCTGCGACTTTTAAAGTGTGCTACCCGTGGCGGTTGGTTACCCGTACTCCGCAACATGTGGGGAACCTACAGGCGTTTGGGGAGAGGGGTGTGA
- the epsI gene encoding EpsI family protein, which produces MKPTALILLALMVASSVFAVAIKPTTKLADLERREKLATLIPMNFGDWRGQDTDGVVVADPQMLRNLQTIYTETLSRTYVDSKGRRIMLSIAYGDDQRDGMDVHYPEVCYPAQGFQQKAASEAKIATPHGTINVKRLVMTTGPRNEPITYWTMVGAYQTSKGLQKKVNEMRYSFKGLIPDGMLVRMSSISYDTEQTYRDHEAFIQDLIRALTPQGRLRLAGFAG; this is translated from the coding sequence ATGAAACCAACTGCCCTGATACTCCTGGCCCTGATGGTGGCTTCCAGCGTATTTGCCGTCGCCATCAAGCCCACCACCAAACTGGCCGACTTGGAACGCCGGGAAAAACTGGCCACCCTCATACCCATGAATTTTGGAGACTGGCGGGGTCAAGATACTGATGGCGTTGTGGTGGCAGACCCACAAATGCTGCGCAACCTGCAAACCATCTACACCGAAACCCTCAGCCGCACTTATGTAGATTCGAAGGGCCGCCGGATTATGCTTTCCATTGCCTACGGCGACGACCAGCGGGACGGCATGGACGTGCATTACCCGGAAGTCTGCTACCCCGCCCAGGGGTTCCAGCAAAAAGCGGCAAGTGAGGCGAAGATCGCCACCCCCCACGGCACCATAAACGTCAAACGCCTGGTCATGACCACAGGCCCACGCAACGAACCCATTACCTACTGGACCATGGTGGGCGCCTACCAAACGAGTAAGGGGCTCCAAAAGAAAGTCAACGAAATGCGCTACAGCTTCAAAGGGCTGATACCCGACGGCATGCTGGTGCGCATGTCCAGTATCAGTTATGACACCGAGCAAACATATCGTGACCATGAAGCCTTCATACAGGACTTGATCAGAGCGCTGACCCCGCAGGGCAGATTACGGCTTGCTGGTTTTGCCGGGTAA
- the xrtB gene encoding exosortase B, whose product MQTLNRLPPSWPIFLGLAALYVPTVWDLFHGVWATDEQFHGPIILSVTLYLFWTLKETLRDAPVKPLPLIGWPLLVIGLLSYVLGRSQSVILLELGSVVMILPALILIWRGSTALKACWFPIFFMAFMVPLPGPVVDALTLPMKTFVSWATEHILFALGYPISRSGVTLQLGQYMLLVADACAGLHTLFSLEALGLLYLHLTKHESWVRNVSLAILIIPISLTANTIRVLSLSLITYYFGDEAGQGFLHGFAGMVLFISALLLIMAMDSLIQWFINRGKKHPAPASA is encoded by the coding sequence GTGCAGACCCTCAACCGACTCCCCCCTTCCTGGCCCATCTTCCTGGGGCTTGCGGCGCTGTACGTGCCCACCGTCTGGGACCTCTTCCATGGAGTGTGGGCTACGGACGAGCAATTTCATGGCCCCATCATCCTCTCGGTCACCCTCTACCTGTTCTGGACCCTCAAGGAAACCCTCAGGGACGCCCCCGTCAAGCCCCTGCCACTCATCGGCTGGCCCCTGCTTGTCATCGGCCTGCTGAGCTACGTCCTGGGCCGATCCCAAAGCGTCATCCTGCTGGAACTGGGTTCCGTGGTCATGATCCTGCCCGCCCTAATCCTGATCTGGCGCGGCAGCACCGCCCTCAAGGCCTGCTGGTTCCCCATCTTCTTCATGGCCTTCATGGTGCCCCTGCCGGGTCCAGTCGTGGACGCCCTCACCCTGCCCATGAAGACCTTCGTTTCCTGGGCCACGGAACACATCCTGTTCGCCCTGGGCTACCCCATCTCCCGCAGCGGCGTCACCCTGCAATTGGGCCAATACATGCTCCTGGTGGCCGATGCCTGTGCCGGCCTGCATACCCTGTTCTCGCTGGAAGCCCTGGGCCTGCTCTACCTGCACCTCACCAAGCATGAAAGCTGGGTGCGCAATGTCAGCCTGGCCATCCTCATCATTCCCATTTCCCTGACCGCCAACACCATCAGGGTGCTCAGCCTTTCCCTCATCACCTACTATTTCGGCGACGAAGCTGGCCAGGGTTTCCTGCACGGCTTTGCCGGCATGGTGCTCTTCATCAGCGCCCTGCTCCTCATCATGGCGATGGATTCACTGATCCAGTGGTTCATCAACCGGGGCAAGAAACATCCCGCCCCGGCCAGCGCATAA
- a CDS encoding oligosaccharide flippase family protein, producing MLVLPGKFSAQIHNYKFMKSPAGLKKNLAFMGFSTVLRLGTGILTFAILARLLGPESFGVLMLWLSVSALLSIITNYGLTPYVLREIGANPASAEAIINEGLTGKLFLSALVFACAIVAAWGFEFELKQVFLCLLVASVADTFSEFLNAGFRARDRFDAETRIATATSFSHAVIVTGVVFVQPTVEAAALAYAASRLVVLAITVPAVARYFAAPRLADIGVSITRLRKSINYAIDFGFQSLFGQIDSVVLNYFIGPVAVGLHQAGMRVFQGGATAVQVLANVFLPRAAAKEKSATAFGEESMRIQMAFLAFGAAFGIALGIFSGPIVQILFGPAYGDLVELLPLFGLLFFVRFAAAAWGVVLTAGGEQRYRTFATIAHWILIGGIASILVPGMGIAGWLIAVIIGNGLLGFLYALRGARRVNSPWKVVAMTVVAGIAFMPILHN from the coding sequence TTGCTGGTTTTGCCGGGTAAATTCAGTGCACAGATACACAATTATAAATTCATGAAATCTCCGGCCGGGCTCAAGAAAAACCTCGCGTTTATGGGGTTTTCCACCGTGCTCCGTCTTGGTACGGGTATATTAACATTCGCGATTCTTGCCAGGCTGCTCGGGCCGGAATCATTCGGTGTTCTGATGCTGTGGCTCTCGGTCTCGGCGTTGCTTTCAATAATTACCAACTATGGGCTGACGCCATACGTCCTACGGGAAATCGGGGCCAACCCGGCTTCGGCAGAAGCCATCATCAATGAAGGACTCACCGGAAAACTGTTTCTCTCGGCACTTGTTTTTGCTTGTGCCATCGTCGCAGCCTGGGGCTTTGAGTTCGAGCTCAAACAAGTATTTCTTTGCTTGCTGGTCGCTTCGGTTGCTGACACCTTTTCCGAATTTTTGAACGCTGGGTTTCGCGCTCGAGACCGCTTCGATGCTGAAACACGAATTGCTACGGCCACATCTTTTTCGCATGCCGTAATAGTGACCGGTGTTGTCTTTGTCCAACCAACGGTAGAAGCCGCCGCGTTAGCGTATGCCGCTTCTCGGCTGGTAGTTCTTGCCATTACCGTGCCTGCTGTTGCACGGTATTTTGCTGCTCCTCGGCTGGCGGATATTGGGGTGTCTATTACACGCCTGCGCAAGTCGATAAATTACGCAATCGACTTTGGTTTCCAAAGCTTGTTCGGGCAGATAGATAGCGTAGTTCTCAATTACTTCATTGGCCCGGTTGCTGTTGGCTTGCACCAAGCGGGTATGAGGGTGTTTCAAGGTGGGGCTACGGCAGTGCAGGTGCTTGCGAATGTTTTTTTGCCGCGTGCAGCTGCAAAAGAAAAAAGTGCTACAGCATTTGGTGAGGAGAGCATGAGAATTCAAATGGCCTTTCTTGCATTCGGTGCAGCCTTTGGTATCGCGCTAGGCATATTTTCTGGCCCCATTGTTCAAATTCTTTTTGGTCCGGCTTACGGTGATTTGGTCGAACTATTACCTCTCTTCGGTCTACTCTTTTTTGTTCGGTTTGCGGCTGCAGCGTGGGGTGTCGTTCTAACGGCAGGAGGGGAGCAACGATATCGAACATTCGCCACGATCGCTCACTGGATATTGATTGGAGGTATTGCTTCAATTCTGGTACCCGGCATGGGAATAGCAGGATGGCTGATCGCAGTGATCATCGGTAACGGATTGCTTGGGTTTCTTTATGCTTTGCGTGGCGCAAGACGTGTCAACTCGCCTTGGAAGGTTGTGGCGATGACAGTGGTGGCCGGTATCGCATTTATGCCAATTTTACATAACTGA
- the epsG gene encoding chain length determinant protein tyrosine kinase EpsG yields MEPPTMNTLQSFSQIAPRAELTLGRILLEQGKLNAQDAERVLRLQKEKNLRFGEAAVQLGLVTDADMRQALAQQFDYPYLAPGSGDLSPELVAAYEPFSPQVEALRALRGQLMLRWFSHNKALAITSAAATDGASRLTANLAVVFSQLGERTLLIDANLRTPQVSPLFKLANRMGLSDLLADRTDVSAITRIPAFVDLSVLPAGTEAPNPAELLAREKMQDLLLVLAGEYDVILIDTPPATEAADFQAVAARTRGALLVTRKHKTRLNDAAGIKAMITAAGAETVGAVLNEV; encoded by the coding sequence ATGGAGCCCCCAACAATGAACACACTTCAATCATTTTCCCAAATCGCCCCCCGGGCCGAACTCACCCTGGGCCGCATCCTCCTGGAGCAGGGCAAGCTCAACGCCCAGGATGCCGAACGGGTGCTGCGCCTGCAAAAAGAAAAGAACCTGCGTTTCGGCGAAGCCGCCGTGCAACTGGGCCTAGTGACCGATGCCGACATGCGCCAGGCCCTGGCCCAGCAATTCGACTACCCCTATCTGGCCCCCGGCAGCGGTGACCTGAGCCCCGAACTGGTGGCCGCCTACGAACCCTTCAGTCCCCAGGTGGAAGCCCTGCGGGCCCTCCGGGGCCAGCTCATGCTGCGCTGGTTCAGCCACAACAAAGCCCTGGCCATAACCAGCGCCGCCGCCACCGACGGCGCCAGCCGCCTCACCGCCAACCTGGCCGTGGTCTTTTCCCAACTGGGCGAACGCACCCTGCTCATTGACGCCAACCTGCGTACCCCCCAGGTCAGCCCCCTGTTCAAGCTGGCAAACCGGATGGGCCTGTCTGACCTGCTGGCTGACCGGACAGACGTTTCTGCCATCACCCGCATTCCCGCCTTCGTGGACCTGTCAGTACTCCCCGCCGGCACCGAGGCCCCCAACCCCGCCGAACTCCTCGCCCGTGAAAAGATGCAAGACCTGCTGCTGGTGCTGGCCGGGGAGTACGACGTCATCCTCATCGACACCCCCCCCGCCACCGAAGCCGCCGACTTCCAGGCCGTGGCCGCCCGCACCCGGGGCGCCCTGCTGGTCACCCGCAAGCACAAGACACGCCTGAACGACGCCGCCGGCATCAAGGCCATGATCACCGCCGCCGGTGCAGAAACCGTGGGCGCGGTGCTGAACGAGGTGTAA
- a CDS encoding glycosyltransferase family 2 protein: MSASPAGLAGQGVAIVLLNYNGWRDTLTCIDSLFAMNTPFDQLLVCDNGSTDASLEQLRQGLNQRLPRYAEAWCGWGRTVDLSLAETDRVAIEAGSSCQAPIVLVDNQGNLGFAAGNNVGLRLAQRNNRIGYFWLLNNDTEVRTDALDALCEAAKQRPEVGLWGCTVVYHDRPDVVQALGGGGVNRYTAETHHLRAFLPLTEVRSDAAFVAEVEAEMAYVLGASMFATRAWLDRVGLLSERYFLYYEELDWAEQARGLLPLGFAPSCVILHKEGASIGTDPSGGSALSLKHLNRSRLLFAHRFLPGYYMPLVLVNAIKQPIKLMLKGRFKHAYAAFQGILLGLSGSNSSV, encoded by the coding sequence GTGAGCGCCTCACCCGCTGGATTGGCAGGTCAGGGTGTGGCCATCGTTCTGCTCAACTACAACGGCTGGCGTGACACGCTTACCTGTATCGACAGCCTGTTTGCCATGAATACTCCGTTCGACCAGTTGCTGGTGTGTGACAACGGATCAACGGATGCCTCACTGGAACAATTGCGCCAAGGGCTAAACCAGCGCCTGCCTCGTTATGCAGAAGCATGGTGCGGATGGGGGCGAACCGTTGATTTGTCACTAGCCGAAACAGACCGGGTGGCCATTGAGGCAGGCAGTTCATGCCAAGCGCCTATCGTATTGGTGGACAACCAGGGCAACCTGGGTTTTGCGGCAGGGAATAACGTTGGTCTGCGCTTGGCACAGCGGAACAATCGCATCGGCTATTTCTGGCTGTTGAATAACGATACCGAAGTGCGCACGGATGCCCTCGATGCGCTTTGCGAGGCAGCCAAGCAACGTCCCGAGGTGGGGCTGTGGGGCTGTACCGTGGTTTATCACGACCGCCCAGATGTTGTGCAGGCCTTGGGTGGGGGAGGCGTCAATCGATACACCGCTGAGACACATCATCTGCGCGCATTCCTGCCATTAACGGAGGTACGCAGCGATGCCGCTTTTGTAGCTGAAGTTGAGGCGGAAATGGCCTATGTCCTGGGGGCATCGATGTTCGCCACTCGGGCATGGCTGGACCGCGTGGGCCTGCTTTCAGAACGCTACTTTCTTTATTACGAGGAACTGGATTGGGCAGAACAGGCACGTGGCCTTCTGCCACTCGGTTTCGCACCATCCTGCGTGATCCTGCACAAGGAAGGGGCTTCTATTGGTACCGATCCGTCAGGTGGATCGGCGCTGTCGCTCAAGCACTTAAACCGGAGTCGGTTATTGTTTGCTCACCGTTTTCTACCGGGTTATTACATGCCCCTGGTGCTTGTGAACGCAATTAAACAGCCGATCAAGCTGATGCTTAAAGGCCGTTTCAAGCATGCCTATGCAGCTTTTCAAGGCATCCTTTTGGGCCTTTCTGGGAGTAATTCAAGTGTCTGA
- a CDS encoding polysaccharide pyruvyl transferase family protein → MNYKTLVLGVAWQTIASDNLGVRALAESNMAIAKRAAERANMHVRFVEFCPNNGRIPADQGGYELTFADPLSIKRMLLGKSKYFQFLRTCDVVLDIGEGDSFSDIYGEKRFFFLSFTKLLALVANRKLVLCPQTIGPFERRWCRTVAAWLMRRATRIFTRDGLSQSYLVANGLTFNAEQVTDVAFRLPFQRLVLTPSPKIRVGVNVSGLLYNGGYTRNNQFGLKLEYKKFIETLVERLAAREDCEVHLVAHVQSESMPVEDDYAVLLKLQARFPRVIVAPLFSSASAAKSYIAAMDFFTGARMHACIAAFSAGVPVVPQAYSRKFNGLFNSLGYMHIADLKAEDAEQAWLKILHGLDNRQLLRDEVAQGNALAQEKLQRYEDFLAGLFKGNHAH, encoded by the coding sequence ATGAATTATAAAACTTTAGTGTTAGGTGTCGCATGGCAAACCATTGCTTCCGATAACCTGGGTGTGCGTGCTTTGGCTGAATCCAATATGGCTATCGCCAAGCGTGCAGCCGAACGTGCGAATATGCATGTTCGTTTCGTTGAATTCTGCCCAAATAATGGAAGAATTCCTGCCGACCAGGGAGGGTATGAACTTACTTTTGCCGACCCACTGTCGATAAAACGTATGCTATTGGGTAAGTCTAAGTATTTTCAGTTTCTACGAACATGTGATGTGGTGCTTGATATTGGGGAAGGAGACAGCTTCTCGGATATTTATGGTGAAAAACGCTTTTTCTTTTTATCGTTCACGAAGTTGTTGGCGCTCGTCGCAAATCGAAAACTTGTACTTTGTCCACAGACGATTGGGCCATTTGAACGCCGTTGGTGCCGCACTGTCGCCGCTTGGTTGATGCGACGAGCGACCCGAATCTTCACACGGGATGGCCTTTCGCAGTCCTATTTGGTTGCAAACGGCTTGACGTTCAATGCTGAGCAAGTGACGGACGTGGCTTTTAGGTTGCCATTTCAAAGGCTGGTATTGACACCCTCCCCCAAGATACGGGTGGGCGTGAATGTTTCTGGCCTGCTCTATAACGGGGGCTATACCCGGAACAATCAGTTCGGACTGAAACTGGAATACAAGAAATTCATTGAGACTCTGGTTGAGCGCCTCGCCGCCAGGGAAGATTGCGAGGTTCATCTGGTTGCCCATGTGCAATCAGAAAGCATGCCTGTAGAGGATGACTATGCCGTTTTACTCAAGCTCCAAGCGCGTTTCCCTCGGGTAATTGTTGCACCGCTCTTCAGTTCGGCGAGTGCTGCCAAAAGCTATATCGCGGCCATGGATTTTTTTACAGGTGCGCGTATGCATGCCTGCATTGCGGCATTTTCTGCCGGAGTGCCGGTGGTACCCCAGGCCTACAGCCGTAAATTCAATGGCTTGTTCAACTCACTGGGTTACATGCATATCGCCGATCTCAAGGCGGAAGACGCTGAACAGGCTTGGTTGAAAATCTTGCATGGCCTGGATAATCGGCAGTTGCTTCGCGACGAAGTGGCCCAGGGAAATGCGTTGGCGCAAGAAAAACTTCAGCGTTACGAAGATTTTTTGGCTGGTTTGTTCAAGGGCAACCATGCTCATTAG
- a CDS encoding glycosyltransferase, translating to MGLTPIRLLCIASDIPLPANSGGRVDVWRRLQALKAGGVELALLCWYDVGRSQPPSADLLGELGNVCAQVKVQPIRRSFSEVFSRLLNLWRMPSHAAARWVTTDHAALISWAQAFKPNAILLDGLYGGAVALWLSKRLQVPLLFRSHNIEHRYMREQYERELNLSRRLGLLANLVGLARFERGIIRAAKRVFDISLDDLQFWQAQGHKHVEWLPPLVDDDFVRAMSGSAAHDDSIDVLYFGNLNTPNNVDGVLWWLEKVVSQLRVIRPSLRICVAGSRPVAQIVDATARLKVKLVANPENMAPLLKSSRVLVNPVFAGSGVNIKTVEMLFSPAQLVSTNQGLAGLPKEVTQHFRRADTSEAFIAAVLDGLDAPIGDYDMERVQVRSIFVSLQVNRLIGVMLSEVERFRSEKVPNTQAGEFK from the coding sequence ATGGGATTAACCCCCATTCGCTTACTTTGTATCGCCAGTGATATTCCTCTGCCTGCGAACTCAGGTGGTCGGGTAGATGTCTGGCGCCGTTTGCAGGCATTGAAAGCGGGGGGCGTGGAACTTGCGCTGCTGTGTTGGTATGACGTGGGGCGGTCTCAACCGCCTTCAGCGGATCTATTGGGTGAATTGGGTAACGTGTGCGCTCAAGTAAAGGTGCAGCCAATTCGCCGCTCTTTCTCCGAAGTGTTCTCGCGTTTACTGAATTTGTGGCGCATGCCCTCGCACGCAGCTGCACGTTGGGTAACCACCGATCATGCGGCGCTGATTTCATGGGCGCAGGCTTTTAAGCCCAATGCAATCTTGCTTGATGGCCTTTATGGAGGGGCTGTGGCGTTGTGGCTGAGCAAGCGGCTTCAAGTGCCTCTGCTGTTTCGCTCCCACAACATTGAGCATCGGTACATGCGTGAGCAATATGAACGGGAGTTGAACTTATCTCGACGACTCGGGCTCTTGGCCAATCTGGTTGGCCTTGCACGGTTTGAGCGGGGGATCATCCGCGCAGCCAAGCGCGTATTTGATATTTCTCTGGATGACCTGCAATTCTGGCAAGCGCAAGGGCATAAGCACGTGGAATGGTTGCCGCCCCTAGTCGATGATGATTTTGTCCGGGCAATGAGCGGTTCTGCCGCCCATGATGACTCTATTGACGTTCTCTATTTCGGGAATCTGAACACGCCAAACAATGTGGATGGTGTGCTCTGGTGGTTGGAGAAGGTGGTTAGTCAGTTACGTGTGATTCGGCCTAGTCTGCGAATTTGTGTCGCAGGTTCCAGACCTGTGGCGCAGATCGTGGACGCCACCGCACGCTTGAAGGTGAAGTTGGTCGCCAACCCAGAAAACATGGCGCCGTTGCTGAAAAGTTCGCGGGTACTGGTGAATCCTGTGTTTGCGGGTAGCGGTGTCAATATCAAAACGGTGGAGATGTTGTTTAGCCCGGCACAACTGGTATCTACCAATCAGGGGCTAGCAGGTTTGCCAAAAGAGGTAACCCAGCATTTCCGCCGTGCGGATACGTCAGAGGCATTTATTGCGGCGGTATTAGATGGTCTCGATGCTCCGATTGGTGATTACGATATGGAGCGGGTTCAGGTGCGAAGTATTTTCGTGTCTTTACAGGTAAATAGGCTGATTGGCGTGATGCTAAGTGAGGTCGAGCGATTTAGGTCAGAAAAGGTGCCAAATACACAGGCAGGGGAATTTAAGTGA
- a CDS encoding O-antigen ligase family protein — MIKSTNQIPLILLFMIAAPLVGLAVALLPLTISMVFSMLLLLPIGGAVLLALPSVKSVPYRYFIGTLGLCLFLYFAWPKNVFIPIEALPVKHPQKILYIIFLVLWFAFLVKSGEMRRQFYVSFVNNRTIVWLWVSLVLWRFVTVFTSEEPLFSFFRFTDDFLTYYILLPVVMSMVRCGEDVRTIMNWLLAALVVTSLYAVPEVMFKRNLFESISTLDIVDPVQASLVTAAKFRGGIYRSQSAFDHPLTFSEFIVTILPWAIASFLVLRKKRWFIAMIIALAGGALVFTNSRSSLAASMIVLALLLFIAVLRNAKSGGRNPWPMIGAIFLFPLAIFTAVLFSGPMQEILKGRTNVEYGSSLARIQMLDQGLPLVAKEPLLGYGPGLGARTLGFANTYDIITLDNYYLAAALESGVPYLIILISLALAAFIKSLRLIGDQDPKRAWLYASIGTGLVAFWSVKAVLGTPHNFPLFYLFVGLACAASLPSNTSQPFK, encoded by the coding sequence ATGATCAAATCAACAAACCAAATCCCATTGATCTTATTGTTTATGATAGCAGCACCACTTGTTGGTCTTGCAGTGGCATTGTTGCCTTTAACTATCTCAATGGTTTTTTCAATGCTATTGCTGCTCCCTATCGGCGGAGCAGTGTTGTTGGCGTTGCCATCGGTAAAGTCGGTACCTTATAGGTATTTCATAGGCACTCTTGGTCTTTGCCTATTTCTCTATTTCGCCTGGCCAAAAAACGTATTCATTCCAATTGAAGCATTACCAGTAAAGCACCCTCAAAAGATTCTGTATATAATTTTCTTGGTTTTGTGGTTTGCTTTTTTGGTTAAGAGTGGCGAAATGCGTCGGCAGTTCTATGTTTCATTTGTAAACAATAGAACCATAGTTTGGTTATGGGTGAGTTTGGTTTTATGGCGATTTGTTACGGTCTTTACCTCTGAAGAGCCGCTTTTTTCCTTTTTCCGGTTTACTGATGATTTTCTCACCTACTACATCTTGTTGCCGGTTGTTATGTCGATGGTGCGATGTGGTGAAGATGTACGCACGATTATGAATTGGCTGCTTGCCGCGCTTGTTGTAACCAGCTTGTATGCCGTACCAGAGGTCATGTTCAAACGAAATCTTTTTGAAAGCATTAGTACTTTGGATATAGTTGACCCAGTTCAGGCCAGTTTGGTAACTGCGGCAAAATTTCGTGGTGGCATTTATCGATCGCAATCAGCGTTTGATCACCCACTCACCTTCTCGGAATTTATCGTAACAATTTTGCCATGGGCTATTGCCAGTTTTTTGGTGTTACGCAAGAAACGCTGGTTTATTGCAATGATTATTGCCTTGGCTGGTGGAGCTCTTGTTTTTACCAACTCTCGTTCGTCACTGGCTGCTTCAATGATTGTTTTGGCACTCTTGTTGTTTATTGCTGTTTTGCGTAATGCAAAAAGTGGCGGGCGGAATCCTTGGCCAATGATTGGTGCAATATTTTTATTTCCGTTGGCGATTTTTACGGCAGTGTTATTTTCCGGGCCTATGCAGGAAATTTTAAAAGGCCGCACGAATGTTGAATATGGTAGTTCTTTAGCGCGAATTCAAATGCTTGATCAAGGCCTTCCTTTGGTTGCAAAAGAACCCCTTCTTGGGTATGGGCCCGGCCTTGGCGCCCGCACTTTAGGATTCGCCAATACATATGACATTATCACGCTTGATAATTATTATTTGGCGGCGGCACTTGAGTCGGGTGTCCCCTATTTGATAATATTAATTTCCCTAGCACTTGCCGCATTTATCAAGAGTCTTCGCTTGATTGGCGATCAAGATCCAAAGCGTGCATGGCTCTATGCCAGTATTGGTACGGGTTTGGTTGCTTTCTGGTCAGTCAAAGCCGTTCTCGGTACACCGCATAATTTCCCATTATTTTACTTGTTCGTTGGTTTGGCTTGTGCGGCCAGCTTGCCCTCAAATACAAGTCAACCATTTAAATAA